From the genome of Geoglobus ahangari, one region includes:
- a CDS encoding TorD/DmsD family molecular chaperone: MNEKFRFFSLVFSYPSEKTLGEIEALASHLPEYAHLVESLRSHTLEELQTEYTRLFVTDFPTLTCPPYESYYREGSLYGNASIEVEDIYRNHGLEYSFEGEPPDHISVELEFLALTGDEEFARRMKEWVFEFTERVRKNSGIYGPFAEELEKLLKEF; this comes from the coding sequence ATGAACGAGAAGTTCAGATTTTTTTCCCTTGTTTTTTCCTACCCTTCCGAAAAGACGCTCGGGGAGATTGAGGCTCTCGCGTCTCACCTTCCGGAGTATGCCCACCTCGTTGAAAGTCTGAGGTCTCACACGCTTGAGGAGCTTCAGACTGAGTACACGAGGCTATTCGTGACCGATTTTCCCACGCTGACCTGCCCTCCCTACGAATCCTACTACCGCGAGGGCTCTCTATACGGGAACGCGAGCATAGAGGTGGAGGACATCTACAGGAACCACGGGCTCGAGTACAGCTTCGAGGGTGAGCCGCCAGACCACATAAGCGTCGAGCTGGAGTTCCTCGCCCTCACGGGGGACGAGGAGTTCGCGAGAAGGATGAAGGAGTGGGTCTTCGAGTTCACGGAGAGGGTCAGGAAGAACTCGGGGATTTACGGGCCTTTCGCCGAGGAGCTGGAGAAGCTGCTGAAGGAGTTCTGA
- a CDS encoding molybdopterin-dependent oxidoreductase: MNVTRRDFVKLCAFGAISAGVASRYFQLASSQSAGSDEIKMVRSTCSPNCTGACAYHAMVYRGRITSLIQAADYPESDYNPRGCLKGQSMVNLIYGPDRLKKPLIRVGERGEGKFKAVSWDEALDYAAEKLVEVMKKYGPDSIALSIQVPGTGYVHKGAAIRLASMFGWSVLHGYTMNGDLPAFWSQTFGVQTEEFESLEWVNSRYIAVFGSNILVTRLPDAKFLNIAKERGAKVIMIDMNFTPTAAKADEWIQINPSTDAAFALGIANVIINERLYDEDFIKSYTDMPILVRLDNHKRLRAYEVKELKDEAEKLKKEIPEYRDLFVVYDVNEGRLKIVNPETLERDFEPALEGEFEVELVDGTTVKVKPVFQMIKELVTNEYTPERVAEIITPPGRDKAEYAQLVRRIAREMATTKPLHIIYGASNYQWFHGDLKGRALALIVALTGNIGKPGAGISTYAGQFKIRWPLGMWWLFKGRKTNWVTYLLWMNKEYRQSEEFKKYNRETPYPKNDVKAFVFGWNNPFDQHNMANKLKEMAKSGELEFILAIDFQATTSTKWADVVLPGVAWYEKYELTATILHPYVQMQQPAIEPLFECMPEIWIFKELAKRMVAKWNDEELKAQIAEFYPDPALFEKEENARKNGTWSLKLAREIAHEASLKATELMLGKHELTKGITLERLLKEGAIRLNLPTPDKRQIPFWEQIHEKKPFPPPSFPAPLAKTARFVKSGRIEFYKEEDVFIDFGETLPVHKDPFVDTEYKVNPQAKNKYKYAFITRNALYRVHSTHSNNITMLELQDFRPRVWMNPETAKEKGIKPGDLVEVYNDRGKVRGYAVIDPGIHPRVIIFEQGWWSRYLRGDSYNTLTFPWIKAVHLAYFVPGIWEPTTAWNECACDVRKV; the protein is encoded by the coding sequence ATGAACGTAACGAGAAGAGATTTTGTGAAATTGTGTGCCTTCGGAGCGATTTCTGCAGGGGTTGCAAGCAGGTACTTCCAGCTCGCATCATCCCAGAGCGCTGGAAGCGACGAGATAAAGATGGTCAGATCCACCTGCTCTCCGAACTGCACGGGAGCGTGCGCGTATCATGCGATGGTGTACAGGGGGAGAATAACCTCGCTGATTCAGGCTGCGGACTATCCTGAGTCCGACTACAACCCCAGAGGCTGTCTGAAGGGCCAGTCGATGGTCAACCTGATCTATGGTCCAGACAGGCTGAAGAAGCCACTCATAAGGGTCGGTGAGAGAGGGGAGGGCAAGTTCAAGGCCGTCAGCTGGGATGAGGCTCTGGACTACGCTGCGGAGAAGCTCGTTGAGGTGATGAAGAAGTACGGGCCTGACAGCATAGCGCTCTCGATTCAGGTTCCGGGAACAGGCTACGTGCACAAGGGAGCCGCGATAAGGCTCGCGAGCATGTTCGGCTGGAGCGTGCTGCACGGATACACGATGAACGGCGATCTGCCGGCGTTCTGGTCCCAGACGTTTGGAGTCCAGACCGAGGAGTTCGAGTCCCTCGAGTGGGTGAACTCGAGGTACATTGCCGTCTTCGGCTCGAACATCCTTGTTACGAGGCTGCCCGACGCCAAGTTCCTGAACATCGCCAAGGAGAGGGGCGCCAAGGTGATAATGATCGACATGAACTTCACCCCAACTGCGGCAAAGGCTGACGAGTGGATCCAGATCAACCCGTCTACCGATGCGGCATTCGCTCTGGGAATTGCGAACGTCATAATCAACGAGAGGCTGTACGACGAGGACTTCATAAAGTCCTACACGGACATGCCGATTCTCGTCAGGCTGGATAACCACAAGAGGCTCAGGGCTTACGAGGTCAAGGAGCTCAAGGATGAGGCTGAGAAACTGAAAAAGGAGATCCCCGAGTACAGAGATCTGTTCGTGGTCTACGACGTCAACGAGGGCAGGCTCAAGATCGTCAACCCGGAGACCCTCGAGAGGGACTTTGAACCGGCGCTTGAGGGAGAGTTCGAGGTTGAGCTCGTTGACGGAACCACTGTCAAGGTCAAGCCGGTCTTCCAGATGATCAAGGAGCTCGTCACGAACGAGTACACCCCCGAGAGGGTTGCGGAGATCATCACACCGCCTGGCAGGGACAAGGCCGAGTACGCCCAGCTGGTCAGGAGAATCGCCAGAGAGATGGCCACAACAAAGCCGCTCCACATAATCTACGGTGCGAGCAACTACCAGTGGTTCCATGGCGATCTGAAGGGAAGGGCTCTCGCCCTGATCGTCGCCCTGACCGGGAACATCGGCAAGCCGGGTGCCGGAATCTCGACCTATGCGGGACAGTTCAAGATTCGCTGGCCGCTCGGCATGTGGTGGCTGTTCAAGGGCAGGAAGACCAACTGGGTTACATACCTGCTCTGGATGAACAAGGAGTACAGGCAGAGCGAAGAGTTCAAGAAGTACAACCGCGAGACCCCGTATCCGAAGAACGATGTCAAGGCCTTCGTGTTCGGGTGGAACAACCCGTTCGACCAGCACAACATGGCCAACAAACTCAAGGAGATGGCCAAGTCCGGAGAGCTGGAGTTCATCCTCGCGATAGACTTCCAGGCCACAACTTCAACCAAGTGGGCGGATGTTGTCCTTCCGGGTGTTGCCTGGTATGAGAAGTACGAGCTGACCGCCACGATCCTGCACCCGTACGTCCAGATGCAGCAGCCGGCCATAGAGCCACTGTTCGAGTGCATGCCCGAGATCTGGATATTCAAGGAGCTGGCGAAGAGGATGGTGGCGAAGTGGAATGACGAGGAGCTAAAGGCTCAGATCGCTGAGTTCTACCCAGACCCGGCCCTCTTCGAGAAGGAGGAGAACGCGAGGAAGAACGGAACTTGGAGCCTTAAGCTCGCGAGGGAGATAGCCCACGAAGCATCCCTCAAGGCAACCGAGCTCATGCTCGGCAAGCACGAGCTCACAAAGGGCATAACCCTCGAGAGGCTGCTGAAGGAGGGAGCGATCAGGCTCAACTTGCCGACTCCAGACAAGAGGCAGATCCCGTTCTGGGAGCAGATTCACGAGAAGAAGCCGTTCCCGCCACCGTCATTCCCAGCACCGCTCGCCAAGACGGCGAGGTTTGTGAAGTCGGGTAGGATTGAGTTCTACAAGGAGGAGGACGTGTTCATAGACTTTGGAGAGACCCTGCCGGTGCACAAGGATCCGTTTGTCGATACGGAGTACAAGGTCAACCCACAGGCCAAGAACAAGTACAAGTACGCCTTCATAACGAGAAACGCCCTCTACAGGGTGCACTCAACGCACAGCAACAACATAACGATGCTCGAGCTCCAGGACTTCAGGCCGAGGGTCTGGATGAACCCCGAAACTGCGAAGGAGAAGGGAATCAAGCCCGGAGATCTGGTGGAGGTCTACAACGACAGGGGCAAGGTGAGGGGCTACGCGGTCATAGACCCCGGAATCCACCCGAGGGTCATCATCTTCGAGCAGGGCTGGTGGAGCAGGTATCTCAGGGGCGACTCCTATAACACGTTGACTTTCCCGTGGATCAAGGCGGTGCACCTCGCCTACTTCGTGCCGGGAATCTGGGAGCCCACGACGGCATGGAATGAGTGCGCGTGTGATGTTAGAAAGGTGTGA
- the nrfD gene encoding NrfD/PsrC family molybdoenzyme membrane anchor subunit has protein sequence MRRKYDLAMGVLGVLAIIGIVAFIYQLQKGLILTNMRNPFSWGLYIAMWAFYVGTAAGGLVVSSAINIFGVKQLKPIAPVASLSAFIFAVAAMIMVLPDIGRPDRIFNMFLYPNPKSLLPWDFLVLSTYAFLSAVYTYVQLEPRIAERGISLPLVGTILKKPNLTSEQLEMLRRKSERRAKMLAPIALPFAILIHTVTAWVLATQLSRPWWYGGLLAPTFIAAALTAGPAVVIIASLIVYGFKDELKPTYRLLAKISAFSAVALLFMYYNDFFIRQWWDNGKEYDALMLVFRDYLHIHAIEAIFLLAGIIILAKKYDSVQGLVAGSLAVNIGILAHRYLLIPPAYNLIPFRVPVVMAGESFEWQYPIAVGEVRGTLFNPQPIFVSYWNYVPSPVEIAITVGVFALISFVFLGLLRALPVRE, from the coding sequence ATGAGAAGGAAATATGATCTTGCGATGGGAGTACTCGGAGTACTCGCGATAATCGGAATAGTGGCGTTCATCTACCAGCTCCAGAAGGGACTCATACTGACCAACATGAGGAACCCGTTCTCATGGGGACTCTACATTGCCATGTGGGCATTCTACGTCGGTACAGCAGCCGGTGGTCTTGTTGTTTCATCGGCAATAAACATCTTCGGTGTCAAGCAGCTCAAGCCGATAGCTCCGGTTGCCTCGCTCTCAGCGTTCATCTTCGCTGTCGCGGCAATGATCATGGTTCTGCCCGACATCGGAAGGCCGGACAGGATATTCAACATGTTCCTCTATCCGAACCCCAAGTCGCTGCTTCCCTGGGACTTCCTCGTCCTCTCGACCTACGCATTCCTCTCTGCAGTCTACACGTACGTGCAGCTCGAGCCGAGGATCGCTGAGAGGGGAATCAGCCTTCCGCTCGTTGGCACGATCCTGAAGAAGCCCAACCTCACGTCAGAGCAGCTCGAGATGCTGAGGAGGAAGTCGGAGAGAAGGGCTAAGATGCTCGCGCCGATAGCGCTGCCGTTCGCCATCCTCATACACACAGTCACCGCATGGGTTCTCGCGACCCAGCTCTCGAGGCCATGGTGGTACGGAGGTCTGCTTGCACCAACGTTCATCGCCGCAGCTCTCACAGCCGGACCTGCGGTCGTGATAATCGCGTCCCTGATAGTCTACGGGTTCAAGGACGAGTTGAAGCCGACCTACAGGCTTCTTGCGAAGATCTCTGCATTCTCTGCCGTGGCGCTGCTCTTCATGTACTACAACGACTTCTTCATCAGGCAGTGGTGGGACAACGGCAAGGAGTATGACGCGCTCATGCTCGTCTTCAGGGACTACCTGCACATACACGCCATCGAGGCGATATTCCTGCTTGCAGGCATCATCATCCTCGCGAAGAAGTACGACAGCGTTCAGGGGCTCGTTGCCGGAAGCCTCGCAGTCAACATAGGTATCCTCGCGCACAGGTACCTGCTTATCCCTCCAGCATACAACCTGATCCCGTTCAGGGTGCCGGTTGTCATGGCCGGCGAGTCATTCGAGTGGCAGTATCCAATAGCCGTCGGAGAGGTCAGGGGAACCCTCTTCAACCCGCAGCCGATCTTCGTCTCCTACTGGAACTACGTCCCATCGCCGGTTGAGATAGCAATAACCGTCGGAGTGTTCGCATTGATATCCTTCGTCTTCCTCGGACTGCTGAGGGCGCTGCCTGTGAGGGAATGA
- a CDS encoding DUF554 domain-containing protein, with translation MIGTLINVASIVVFSLIGIAIGSRIGEEMKEYLMKVLGVVVLIIGIEMAFKTSNFALLTVTILVGSAIGSAMRIEERLEDFGMRIERRFEGSRFAEGFVASTILFCVGSMAVIGPIQEALTGDFSLLITKAMLDGIASLALSSALGIGVAFSAVPVLLYQSFFFFAALGVREYATDFLISELTAVGGVMIAAIGINLMRLTNMKPGNMLPALVILPVVLKLFSLATQVMP, from the coding sequence ATGATCGGCACGCTGATAAACGTCGCCTCCATTGTCGTCTTCAGCCTCATCGGGATAGCCATAGGGTCGAGGATTGGAGAGGAGATGAAGGAGTACCTGATGAAGGTTCTCGGCGTGGTTGTCCTGATCATCGGCATTGAAATGGCCTTCAAAACCTCAAACTTCGCCCTTCTAACGGTCACGATACTCGTTGGTTCAGCTATTGGCAGTGCGATGAGGATAGAGGAGAGGCTCGAGGACTTCGGCATGAGGATAGAGAGGAGGTTCGAGGGGTCGAGGTTCGCAGAGGGGTTTGTCGCCTCCACGATACTGTTCTGCGTTGGCTCGATGGCAGTGATAGGGCCAATACAGGAGGCGCTAACCGGGGACTTCTCCCTGCTCATAACGAAGGCAATGCTCGACGGCATAGCCTCCCTCGCCCTCTCCTCCGCCCTCGGAATTGGTGTTGCGTTCTCTGCAGTTCCAGTTCTGCTCTACCAGTCGTTCTTCTTCTTCGCAGCCTTGGGCGTGAGGGAGTACGCCACGGACTTCCTGATCTCCGAGCTAACCGCGGTCGGAGGAGTGATGATTGCCGCCATAGGAATAAACCTGATGAGGCTGACGAACATGAAACCCGGAAACATGCTTCCAGCACTCGTCATCCTGCCAGTTGTGCTCAAGCTGTTCTCACTCGCAACGCAGGTGATGCCGTGA
- a CDS encoding 4Fe-4S dicluster domain-containing protein, with the protein MRYGMVIDLNRCIGCRSCAVICKMVNAQPPGTWWQRVETVGSKEHMVPVGEYPNLSEVFLPVPCQHCENAPCVKVCPVGATWQREDGLVLVDFERCIGCRYCITACPYGVRQFNWQDPDENFRQGFERAGFDENWFADKDYKYGYPKDHRTEDGRLVYTKKRPRGVVEKCTFCVQFVDQGLAPACVRGCPGNARIFGDLDDPNSEISKVLKDRSAFRLLEDLGTEPKVFYIPPARKEGRGGVRYEKEI; encoded by the coding sequence GTGAGGTACGGCATGGTTATTGACCTCAACCGCTGCATAGGCTGCAGGAGCTGTGCCGTGATCTGCAAGATGGTCAACGCCCAGCCACCGGGCACATGGTGGCAGAGGGTCGAGACCGTTGGCTCGAAGGAGCACATGGTTCCAGTGGGAGAGTATCCTAACCTCTCTGAGGTCTTTCTGCCGGTTCCATGCCAGCACTGCGAGAACGCTCCGTGTGTGAAGGTGTGTCCTGTCGGAGCGACATGGCAGAGGGAGGACGGGCTCGTCCTCGTTGACTTCGAGAGGTGCATCGGTTGCAGGTACTGCATCACCGCCTGTCCATACGGAGTCAGGCAGTTCAACTGGCAGGACCCGGACGAGAACTTCAGGCAGGGGTTCGAGAGAGCAGGCTTCGACGAGAACTGGTTCGCGGACAAGGACTACAAGTACGGCTACCCGAAGGATCACAGAACTGAGGACGGAAGGCTGGTTTACACCAAGAAGAGGCCGAGGGGCGTTGTTGAGAAGTGCACGTTCTGCGTGCAGTTCGTTGATCAGGGCCTCGCTCCGGCATGCGTCAGGGGGTGCCCGGGGAACGCGAGAATATTCGGCGACCTTGATGACCCCAACAGCGAGATTTCGAAGGTTCTGAAGGACAGGTCTGCCTTCAGGCTGCTCGAGGACCTTGGCACCGAGCCCAAGGTGTTTTACATACCTCCTGCGAGGAAGGAGGGTAGAGGAGGTGTGAGGTATGAGAAGGAAATATGA
- a CDS encoding alkaline phosphatase family protein produces the protein MLTVIIDGVNREVYEKLLKSGKLPAIEELTKSAVNIRNCYSSFPSATVTGHTSIATSSLPSTHGIVGQAWFDRERREYIGYDFEITMPDNWIDAKANLNDRHILGETWFHRAKRMGFRTFSADLVRKGADLKMSFILPGEDRDIAIPKKLFFLRRFAKHTSVKRASVAKKLLLKAFPFHVLQHEVVTRNAIKAVKAGYNFGIVWFMETDASSHIYGPESMEGIEGKPYMYDSFEDAMRDADEEIAKLKRALRDYELYINITTDHGQSRLCESEDCHVSLSAEMEEQGINAFTRIDPHEYETRVGRKAQVVVAPSGPRMAHIYLLDRGISVDVQDFLRDCRAVEFVFWREGREIFVDDGREVSRLEEYEFGKDYPRAAERVRGLLESERSGDFVVTARKGYEFQVSSYKGAHGGLNAEDSTGFAVIHGSRYREEWMEEGLITDVLRIALSRFENS, from the coding sequence ATGCTCACCGTCATCATTGACGGCGTGAACAGGGAGGTTTACGAGAAGCTCCTCAAGTCGGGGAAGCTTCCGGCTATAGAGGAGCTCACGAAGAGCGCGGTGAACATCAGGAACTGCTACTCCTCTTTTCCATCCGCCACCGTCACCGGGCACACGTCCATAGCCACCTCCTCCCTGCCATCAACCCACGGAATAGTGGGGCAGGCATGGTTCGATAGAGAAAGGAGAGAGTACATAGGCTACGATTTCGAGATAACGATGCCTGACAACTGGATTGACGCCAAGGCCAACCTGAACGACAGACACATCCTCGGAGAGACGTGGTTTCACAGGGCGAAGAGGATGGGCTTCAGGACGTTCAGCGCAGACCTCGTCAGAAAGGGTGCCGACCTGAAGATGAGCTTCATACTCCCGGGGGAGGATAGAGACATAGCGATCCCGAAAAAGCTCTTCTTCCTGAGGAGGTTCGCGAAGCACACCTCGGTCAAGAGAGCCAGCGTGGCAAAAAAGCTGCTCCTCAAGGCTTTCCCATTCCACGTCCTGCAGCACGAGGTAGTTACGAGAAACGCAATCAAGGCCGTTAAGGCAGGGTACAACTTTGGCATAGTGTGGTTCATGGAAACAGATGCGTCAAGCCACATATACGGGCCGGAGAGCATGGAGGGGATTGAGGGGAAGCCCTACATGTACGACTCCTTCGAGGACGCCATGAGGGACGCGGACGAGGAGATAGCGAAGCTTAAGAGGGCGCTCAGGGACTACGAGCTCTACATAAACATAACCACCGACCACGGCCAGAGCAGGCTCTGTGAAAGCGAGGACTGCCACGTCAGCCTTTCTGCAGAGATGGAGGAGCAGGGAATAAACGCGTTCACGAGGATAGATCCCCATGAATACGAGACGAGGGTTGGCAGGAAGGCACAGGTCGTCGTTGCACCGAGTGGCCCGAGGATGGCCCACATATACCTGCTCGACCGGGGAATTTCCGTGGACGTTCAAGACTTCCTGAGGGACTGCAGGGCCGTGGAGTTCGTGTTCTGGAGGGAGGGCAGGGAGATATTCGTGGATGATGGCAGGGAGGTTTCAAGACTCGAGGAGTATGAGTTTGGCAAAGACTATCCGAGGGCCGCTGAGAGGGTGAGGGGGCTTCTGGAGAGCGAGAGGAGCGGGGACTTCGTGGTCACCGCAAGGAAGGGGTACGAGTTTCAGGTGTCGAGCTACAAGGGTGCGCATGGCGGGCTGAACGCTGAAGACTCGACAGGCTTTGCAGTGATTCACGGCAGCAGATACAGGGAGGAGTGGATGGAGGAAGGGCTCATAACCGATGTCCTCAGAATCGCCTTGAGCAGGTTCGAAAACTCCTGA